A window of the Microbacterium sp. AZCO genome harbors these coding sequences:
- a CDS encoding ATP-binding cassette domain-containing protein encodes MTLRPGPLRAAAALAATFVAVRVVYRVLFHGADGSGAVLLALPSVRLPPPFAHVVLLGPVTTDGLRDAAASALPIALTILAFGVLNALVDLPRLFVRGARRGPLSGIARAVAIAWATLPSLADAGRAVRFAQRLRGERAGVRMLAPLLQRTLERAGGIAAALELRGLAGRALDGDCLEPATAEDVSIGFGSAPVVRVGTLALGTKSLTLVSGPTGSGKSTLLRALSGLHTHVDGGWVDGALQVAGHPRTAVPPRDLSRLVGVVPQHPREAFATELVRDEIGLALELRGVARTIVAARVAEVAARVGIEPLLDRPTRGLSAGEATLVALAAAVVERPIVLLVDEPFADLDSRARARVAALLDALAHEAGMCVVVAEHRVAGLVAMADVRLRIRNGVLVDGVVAPAVALSVAPAVAPDAPVVLRAEGVTVRHRGVVAVDAAILSLRAGELVALVGPNGAGKSTLLAALTGDPRVTAEGRVALVPDASDDLFVSDSVAAECRRADRRSTARTATRFARFLGLDPDSREFAARLARHPRDLSVGERRCLALAIQLAGSPTTLLVDEPTRGLDPDARRLVWAALTSLAADGAAVLVASHEPEVAAAADRVLPMRGGVVGAVVADAGAARAHSAIPDAVPVDAPGSRGASREAPADQNPRVDTLGSRRDHALPARTTDGFDETLGSRRGANEAHDDRQRPRPGRHRGGRLALVALIAANVVALGAFCWPLVANAVPADAQAAVPAAALGLAPLAALVVVATLDGTVRSAHMLALLGTLAAIGAAVRIASTGVGGVEAVFILLILAGRAFGARFGMLLGMATIALSTLVTGTFGPWTPFQMFACAWVGAGAGLLPRRVSARTEIAMLCVYGVLASYAFGLIMNFWYWPFAVGFGTDISYTPGAPLSLNLSRFLLYSLVTSTLSWDTLRAITTVVGILVIGRAVLSALRRAKPLTAAALPSSLSRSGASTHAGRSPLTSA; translated from the coding sequence ATGACCCTTCGACCCGGACCCCTGCGCGCCGCCGCGGCTCTTGCCGCGACGTTCGTGGCGGTCCGGGTCGTCTATCGCGTCCTCTTCCACGGCGCCGACGGCTCCGGCGCCGTGCTGCTCGCGCTGCCGTCGGTGCGGCTGCCTCCGCCGTTCGCTCACGTCGTGCTGCTCGGCCCCGTGACGACGGACGGACTGAGGGATGCCGCGGCGAGCGCGCTCCCGATCGCGCTGACGATCCTCGCCTTCGGTGTGCTCAACGCCCTCGTCGACCTTCCTCGGCTCTTCGTCCGCGGCGCACGGCGCGGCCCGCTGAGCGGCATCGCGCGCGCCGTCGCGATCGCGTGGGCGACCCTCCCCTCGCTCGCCGACGCCGGGCGGGCGGTTCGGTTCGCCCAGCGCCTGCGCGGCGAGCGCGCGGGGGTGCGGATGCTGGCGCCCCTGCTGCAGCGGACGCTCGAGCGCGCGGGAGGCATAGCGGCGGCGCTCGAACTGCGCGGGCTCGCGGGGCGGGCGCTCGACGGCGACTGCCTCGAGCCGGCCACGGCGGAGGATGTGTCGATCGGCTTCGGCTCGGCCCCCGTCGTGCGGGTCGGGACGCTGGCGCTCGGCACCAAATCGCTGACCCTCGTCTCGGGACCGACCGGCTCGGGCAAGTCGACGCTGCTGCGCGCCCTCTCGGGCCTGCACACTCACGTCGACGGCGGGTGGGTCGACGGGGCGCTTCAGGTCGCCGGACACCCGCGCACGGCCGTGCCGCCGCGCGACCTCTCGCGGCTCGTCGGGGTCGTGCCGCAGCATCCCCGCGAGGCGTTCGCGACGGAGCTCGTGCGCGACGAGATCGGGCTCGCACTCGAACTGCGCGGCGTCGCGCGGACGATCGTCGCGGCGCGCGTCGCCGAGGTCGCCGCTCGGGTGGGGATCGAGCCGCTGCTCGACCGGCCGACCCGCGGGCTCTCCGCGGGCGAGGCGACGCTCGTCGCCCTCGCGGCGGCCGTGGTCGAGCGGCCGATCGTGCTCCTCGTCGACGAGCCCTTCGCCGACCTCGACTCTCGCGCCCGTGCGCGCGTGGCGGCGCTGCTCGACGCACTCGCGCACGAGGCCGGGATGTGCGTCGTCGTCGCGGAGCACCGCGTGGCGGGGCTCGTCGCCATGGCCGATGTGCGGCTCCGCATCCGGAATGGCGTCCTCGTCGACGGAGTGGTCGCGCCGGCCGTCGCGCTGTCCGTGGCGCCGGCCGTGGCGCCGGACGCCCCCGTCGTGCTGCGCGCGGAGGGGGTGACGGTGCGCCACCGGGGCGTCGTGGCGGTGGATGCCGCGATCCTGTCGCTCCGCGCCGGCGAGCTCGTCGCGCTCGTCGGGCCGAACGGCGCGGGCAAGTCGACCCTGCTCGCGGCGCTCACGGGAGACCCGCGCGTGACGGCCGAGGGTCGCGTGGCCCTCGTACCCGATGCCTCCGACGACCTCTTCGTGTCCGATTCCGTGGCGGCGGAGTGCCGGCGCGCCGACCGCCGATCGACGGCGAGGACGGCCACGCGCTTCGCCCGCTTCCTGGGTCTGGATCCGGACAGCCGGGAGTTCGCCGCGCGCCTGGCGCGGCATCCCCGTGACCTGTCCGTGGGCGAGCGACGGTGCCTCGCGCTCGCGATCCAGCTTGCCGGGTCGCCCACGACGCTCCTCGTCGACGAGCCCACCCGGGGCCTCGATCCCGACGCGCGCCGGCTCGTCTGGGCGGCGCTGACCTCGCTCGCCGCCGACGGCGCTGCCGTGCTCGTCGCCTCGCACGAGCCAGAGGTCGCGGCGGCCGCCGACCGCGTGCTCCCGATGCGTGGCGGGGTCGTGGGTGCGGTTGTGGCAGATGCGGGGGCGGCGCGGGCGCACTCGGCGATCCCCGATGCGGTGCCCGTCGATGCTCCAGGATCGCGCGGGGCGTCGCGGGAGGCGCCCGCCGACCAGAACCCGCGCGTCGACACCCTAGGGTCTCGCCGAGACCATGCGCTGCCGGCGCGGACAACGGATGGTTTCGACGAGACCCTAGGGTCGCGACGCGGTGCGAATGAGGCGCACGACGACCGGCAGCGCCCGAGACCCGGCCGGCACCGGGGCGGGCGCCTCGCCCTGGTCGCGCTCATCGCCGCGAACGTCGTCGCGCTGGGCGCGTTCTGCTGGCCGCTCGTCGCGAACGCGGTTCCCGCGGACGCGCAGGCGGCCGTGCCCGCCGCGGCGCTCGGGCTCGCTCCCCTCGCGGCGCTCGTCGTCGTCGCGACGCTCGACGGCACGGTGCGATCCGCGCACATGCTGGCGCTGCTCGGCACGCTCGCGGCGATCGGCGCGGCCGTGCGCATCGCGAGCACCGGCGTGGGCGGCGTCGAGGCCGTGTTCATCCTGCTGATCCTCGCGGGCCGCGCCTTCGGCGCACGGTTCGGGATGCTGCTGGGTATGGCGACGATCGCGCTGTCGACGCTCGTCACCGGAACGTTCGGACCGTGGACGCCGTTCCAGATGTTCGCCTGCGCCTGGGTCGGCGCGGGTGCAGGGCTCCTCCCCCGCCGCGTGTCGGCGCGCACGGAGATCGCGATGCTGTGCGTCTACGGCGTCCTCGCGTCCTACGCCTTCGGCCTCATCATGAACTTCTGGTACTGGCCGTTCGCCGTGGGGTTCGGCACCGACATCTCGTACACGCCGGGAGCCCCGCTCAGCCTCAATCTGTCGAGATTCCTGCTGTACTCGCTCGTCACGTCGACCCTCAGCTGGGATACGCTTCGGGCGATCACGACGGTGGTCGGGATCCTCGTCATCGGCCGGGCCGTGCTCAGCGCCCTCCGTCGCGCGAAGCCGCTGACCGCGGCAGCCCTCCCCTCGTCCCTCTCCCGATCGGGAGCCTCGACGCACGCGGGACGATCGCCGCTGACGTCGGCCTGA
- the metH gene encoding methionine synthase: protein MSTAPAPRFALDIDGVPRPARAQALLDAVTTRVVIADGAMGTMLQRYEPTLDDYQQLEGCNEILNVSRPDMIAAIHDDYLAVGIDAVETNTFGANWSNLGDYGIEDRIGELAEAGARIARERVEAAEAADGRVRWVLGSIGPGTKLPSLGHTTYDNLKQTFALQAEGLIDGGADAFLVETSQDLLQTKAAINGCRQAIVARGIRLPIFVEVTVETTGTMLMGSEIGAALTAIAPLGVDAIGLNCATGPAEMSEHLRHLSKHSPVPVACMPNAGLPVLTADGAHYPLSPDELAHAHEQFVREFGLGLVGGCCGTTPEHLKAVVDRLRPLALAESRHPVKEPGVASLYQHVPFDQDASYLAIGERTNANGSKAFREAMLEERWDDCVEIARNQIRVGAHLLDVCVDYVGRDGVADVREIVSRFASASTLPLVIDSTEPAVISAGLELIGGRPVVNSVNYEDGDGPTSRFGRIMPLVKEHGTAVVALTIDEHGQARTAEGKVRIASRLIDSLVGEWGLEVSDIIVDCLTFPIATGQEETRRDAIETIEAIRAITTKYPGIHTTLGVSNVSFGLNPAARMVLNSVFLHEAVEAGLSSGIIDAAKIVPLASVPEEQRRVALDLVWDRREYDADGSVTYDPLARMLDLFAGVDTAALRDQRAAELAALPVGERLERRIIDGEAKGLEADLDLAREGGLSALDIINVHLLEGMKVVGERFGSGEMQLPFVLQSAEVMKNAVALLEPHMEKSDAAGKGRIVLATVRGDVHDIGKNLVDIILKNNGYDVVNLGIKQPIADIIAAAEEHDADVIGMSGLLVKSTVVMKENLEELQSRGLAKKWPVILGGAALTRAYVEDDLASLFDGEVRYARDAFEGLALMEPLVRVARGASPDEVGLPPLKKRIHRASSKLTLTEPEAMPERSDVAADNPLPAPPFWGTRIVRGVALADYAAFLDERATFMGQWGLKPGRGEGGLTYEELVEREGRPRLRYWLDRILGEGMLDPSVAYGYFPVVSEGDDLVVLHHGDDPSGLLGPAGLLAPDGGSGGAVGIERLRFTFPRQRRDRHLCLSDFVRSRESGQVDVLPVQLVTAGAHIDSVTAELFAGNHYRDYYELNGLVMQLTEALAEFWHARIRSELGFADEDPADTAGLFKLEYRGARFSLGYPACPDMEDRRKVVELLRPERMGVELSEELQLHPEQSTDAFVFHHPEAKYFSV from the coding sequence ATGAGCACCGCGCCCGCCCCCCGCTTCGCCCTCGACATCGACGGCGTGCCGCGGCCCGCGCGGGCACAGGCGCTGCTCGACGCCGTGACCACCCGCGTCGTCATCGCCGACGGGGCGATGGGCACGATGCTGCAGCGGTACGAGCCGACGCTCGACGACTACCAGCAGCTCGAGGGCTGCAACGAGATCCTCAACGTCTCGCGCCCCGACATGATCGCGGCGATCCACGACGACTACCTCGCGGTCGGGATCGACGCCGTCGAGACCAACACGTTCGGGGCGAACTGGTCGAACCTCGGAGACTACGGCATCGAGGACCGCATCGGCGAGCTCGCCGAGGCGGGCGCCCGCATCGCACGCGAGCGCGTCGAGGCGGCCGAAGCGGCGGACGGTCGCGTGCGCTGGGTGCTCGGATCGATCGGCCCCGGCACGAAGCTCCCGAGCCTCGGCCACACGACGTACGACAACCTCAAGCAGACCTTCGCGCTGCAGGCCGAGGGGCTCATCGACGGGGGCGCCGACGCGTTCCTCGTCGAGACGTCGCAGGACCTCCTCCAGACGAAGGCCGCGATCAACGGCTGCCGTCAGGCGATCGTCGCGCGAGGCATCCGTCTGCCGATCTTCGTCGAGGTCACGGTCGAGACGACCGGCACGATGCTCATGGGCTCGGAGATCGGGGCGGCGCTCACGGCGATCGCCCCGCTCGGCGTCGACGCGATCGGCCTCAACTGCGCCACCGGCCCCGCCGAGATGAGCGAGCACCTGCGGCACCTGTCGAAGCACTCGCCCGTGCCCGTGGCCTGCATGCCCAACGCCGGCCTGCCCGTGCTCACCGCCGACGGCGCCCACTACCCGCTGTCACCCGACGAGCTGGCCCACGCGCACGAGCAGTTCGTCCGCGAGTTCGGCCTGGGTCTGGTGGGTGGATGCTGCGGCACGACGCCCGAGCACCTCAAGGCCGTCGTCGACCGGCTCCGCCCGCTCGCGCTCGCGGAGTCGCGACACCCGGTCAAGGAGCCGGGTGTGGCATCCCTCTACCAGCACGTCCCCTTCGATCAGGATGCCTCGTACCTCGCGATCGGCGAGCGCACCAACGCGAACGGGTCGAAGGCGTTCCGCGAGGCGATGCTCGAGGAGCGCTGGGACGACTGCGTCGAGATCGCCCGCAATCAGATCCGCGTCGGCGCGCACCTGCTCGACGTGTGCGTCGACTACGTCGGTCGCGACGGGGTCGCCGACGTGCGTGAGATCGTCTCGCGCTTCGCGTCGGCATCCACCCTTCCGCTCGTCATCGACTCGACGGAGCCCGCCGTGATCAGCGCGGGACTCGAGCTCATCGGCGGCCGGCCCGTCGTCAACTCGGTCAACTACGAGGACGGCGACGGACCCACGAGCCGCTTCGGCCGCATCATGCCGCTCGTCAAGGAGCACGGCACGGCCGTCGTGGCGCTGACGATCGACGAGCACGGCCAGGCCCGCACCGCCGAGGGGAAGGTGCGCATCGCGTCGCGCCTCATCGACTCGCTCGTGGGGGAGTGGGGCCTCGAGGTCTCCGACATCATCGTCGACTGCCTCACGTTCCCGATCGCGACCGGGCAGGAGGAGACGCGTCGCGACGCGATCGAGACGATCGAGGCCATCCGCGCCATCACGACGAAGTACCCCGGCATCCACACGACCCTCGGCGTCTCGAACGTGTCGTTCGGCCTCAACCCCGCCGCGCGCATGGTGCTCAACTCGGTCTTCCTGCACGAGGCCGTCGAGGCGGGCCTCTCGTCGGGCATCATCGACGCGGCCAAGATCGTGCCGCTCGCCTCGGTGCCCGAAGAGCAGCGCCGGGTCGCGCTCGACCTCGTGTGGGACCGCCGCGAGTACGACGCCGACGGGTCCGTCACCTACGACCCCCTGGCGCGCATGCTCGACCTCTTCGCGGGGGTCGACACGGCCGCCCTGCGCGACCAGCGCGCCGCTGAGCTCGCGGCCCTGCCCGTCGGCGAGCGCCTCGAGCGCCGCATCATCGACGGCGAGGCGAAGGGCCTCGAGGCGGATCTCGACCTCGCCCGCGAGGGCGGGCTCTCGGCTCTCGACATCATCAACGTCCACCTCCTCGAGGGCATGAAGGTCGTCGGCGAGCGCTTCGGCTCGGGCGAGATGCAGCTGCCGTTCGTGCTGCAGTCGGCGGAGGTCATGAAGAACGCCGTCGCGCTGCTCGAGCCCCACATGGAGAAGTCGGATGCCGCCGGCAAGGGCCGCATCGTGCTCGCGACCGTCCGCGGCGACGTGCACGACATCGGCAAGAACCTCGTCGACATCATCCTGAAGAACAACGGCTACGACGTCGTGAACCTCGGCATCAAGCAGCCGATCGCCGACATCATCGCCGCGGCCGAAGAGCACGACGCCGACGTGATCGGCATGTCGGGCCTGCTCGTGAAGTCGACGGTCGTCATGAAGGAGAACCTCGAGGAGCTCCAGTCGCGGGGTCTCGCGAAGAAGTGGCCGGTCATCCTCGGCGGCGCCGCACTCACGCGGGCCTACGTCGAGGACGATCTGGCCTCGCTCTTCGACGGCGAGGTGCGCTACGCCCGCGACGCGTTCGAGGGTCTCGCCCTCATGGAGCCGCTCGTGCGGGTGGCCCGCGGCGCGTCGCCCGACGAGGTCGGCCTGCCGCCGCTCAAGAAGCGCATCCACCGCGCGTCGTCGAAGCTCACGCTGACCGAGCCCGAGGCGATGCCGGAGCGGTCGGACGTGGCAGCCGACAATCCCCTTCCCGCCCCGCCCTTCTGGGGTACGCGCATCGTCCGCGGTGTCGCGCTCGCCGACTACGCCGCGTTCCTCGACGAGCGCGCGACCTTCATGGGTCAGTGGGGTCTCAAGCCCGGGCGCGGCGAGGGCGGTCTCACGTACGAGGAGCTCGTCGAGCGCGAGGGTCGCCCGCGCCTGCGCTACTGGCTCGACCGCATTCTCGGCGAGGGGATGCTCGATCCCTCGGTGGCGTACGGCTACTTCCCGGTCGTGTCCGAGGGCGACGACCTCGTCGTGCTGCACCACGGCGACGATCCCTCCGGTCTTCTCGGGCCCGCCGGGCTGCTCGCGCCCGACGGCGGGTCGGGCGGCGCCGTCGGCATTGAGCGCCTGCGCTTCACATTCCCGCGCCAGCGCCGCGACCGGCACCTGTGCCTCTCGGACTTCGTCCGCTCGCGCGAGTCCGGTCAGGTCGACGTGCTGCCCGTGCAGCTCGTCACGGCCGGCGCCCACATCGACTCGGTGACGGCCGAGCTCTTCGCCGGCAACCACTACCGCGACTACTACGAGCTCAACGGCCTCGTCATGCAGCTGACCGAGGCGCTCGCCGAGTTCTGGCACGCCCGCATCCGGTCGGAGCTCGGCTTCGCCGACGAGGACCCCGCCGACACGGCGGGCCTGTTCAAGCTCGAGTACCGCGGCGCGCGCTTCTCGCTCGGCTACCCCGCGTGCCCCGACATGGAGGACCGCCGCAAGGTCGTCGAGCTCCTCCGTCCCGAGCGCATGGGCGTCGAGCTCAGCGAGGAGCTGCAGCTGCACCCCGAGCAGTCGACCGACGCCTTCGTCTTCCACCACCCCGAGGCGAAGTACTTCTCCGTCTGA
- a CDS encoding LLM class F420-dependent oxidoreductase, with amino-acid sequence MPLLDTAVRLGVQLQPQHVTYPQLRDAVLRLEDLGVDILFNWDHFYPLSGDRDGLHFESWTMLGAWAEQTERVEFGALVNCNSYRNPDLQADMARTIDHISAKDGGEGRFIFGTGAGWFQRDYDEYGYEFGTPGTRLNDLADGLARIEARWDKLNPAPTRRIPILIGGAGEQKTLRLVARHADIWHSFVGPDGLPAKLEVIERWAEKEGRDTSNLVISNELQRRDEDFADHLYDAGVRLFTLGFGGPDYDYERVRAWLRWRDAKNA; translated from the coding sequence ATGCCTCTCCTCGACACCGCAGTCCGGCTGGGCGTCCAGCTCCAGCCGCAGCACGTCACCTATCCGCAGCTTCGCGACGCCGTGCTCCGTCTCGAAGACCTCGGCGTCGACATCCTCTTCAACTGGGACCACTTCTACCCGCTCTCGGGCGACCGCGACGGCCTGCACTTCGAGTCCTGGACGATGCTCGGCGCGTGGGCGGAGCAGACCGAGCGGGTGGAGTTCGGCGCCCTGGTCAACTGCAACAGCTACCGCAATCCCGACCTGCAGGCCGATATGGCCCGCACGATCGACCACATCTCGGCGAAGGACGGCGGCGAGGGCCGGTTCATCTTCGGCACCGGCGCGGGCTGGTTCCAGCGCGACTACGACGAGTACGGGTACGAGTTCGGCACCCCCGGCACGCGGCTGAACGACCTCGCCGACGGACTCGCGCGCATCGAGGCGCGCTGGGACAAGCTCAACCCCGCCCCGACGCGCCGCATCCCGATCCTCATCGGCGGCGCAGGCGAACAGAAGACCCTGCGCCTCGTCGCGCGTCACGCCGACATCTGGCACAGCTTCGTCGGCCCCGACGGCCTGCCGGCCAAGCTCGAGGTCATCGAGCGCTGGGCCGAGAAGGAGGGGCGCGACACCTCGAATCTCGTCATCTCGAACGAGCTGCAGCGTCGCGACGAGGATTTCGCCGACCATCTCTACGACGCGGGCGTGCGCCTCTTCACGCTCGGCTTCGGCGGGCCCGACTACGACTACGAGCGCGTCAGGGCGTGGCTGCGCTGGCGCGACGCCAAGAACGCGTAA